In Pelodiscus sinensis isolate JC-2024 chromosome 2, ASM4963464v1, whole genome shotgun sequence, the following proteins share a genomic window:
- the LOC102446119 gene encoding C-C chemokine receptor type 8: MDVSTGTELPLNDSDDYYPEEGGSICSPERIKGFESVFFPVLYCVVFVFGFVGNSLVICVLIVCKKLSRMTDVYLLNLAISDLLFVFSLPFLAHYASDQWTFGNEMCKIICGVYYIGFYSSIFFITLVSIDRYLAIVHAVYALKVRTSRLSIVLSLMVWSMTILASVPNLIFIQEFDEDGIMKCAPYYPNNRTTWKLLTNFEVNILGLVIPLAILIFCYSHILKNLQRCMNRNKYKAMKLVFTVVIVFFLFWTPFNVVLFLDSLRSLNIIDDCKTSRDLDLALQVTETISFVHCCLNPLIYAFVGEKFKKYVQEILRKFLLICKDHSVFQSHYSTSFMHTQSSHTSITDPIM; this comes from the coding sequence ATGGATGTTTCAACTGGGACAGAACTTCCTCTTAATGATTCGGACGATTATTATCCTGAGGAGGGGGGTTCCATCTGCAGCCCAGAGAGAATCAAGGGATTTGAATCAGTGTTTTTTCCAGTCCTTTACTGTGTGGTGTTTGTGTTTGGCTTTGTAGGAAACAGTTTGGTCATTTGTGTTCTGATAGTTTGTAAGAAACTATCCAGAATGACTGATGTGTATTTGCTGAACCTTGCCATCTCTGATCTGCTCTTTGTTTTCTCACTCCCCTTCCTGGCTCACTATGCTTCAGACCAATGGACTTTTGGAAATGAAATGTGTAAAATAATATGTGGAGTTTACTACATTGGCTTTTACAGCAGCATATTCTTCATAACCCTCGTGAGTATAGACAGGTACTTAGCCATCGTCCATGCTGTGTATGCTCTGAAAGTTCGAACGTCTAGACTCAGCATTGTTCTAAGCCTCATGGTTTGGTCCATGACTATTTTAGCTTCAGTACCTAATCTTATATTTATCCAAGAATTTGATGAAGATGGCATTATGAAGTGTGCTCCATACTACCCGAATAATAGGACCACCTGGAAACTTCTAACCAATTTTGAAGTCAATATCTTAGGTCTTGTGATCCCACTTGCCATTCTCATTTTCTgctactcccacatcttgaaaaaCCTGCAGAGATGCATGAACCGAAACAAGTATAAAGCAATGAAGCTGGTTTTCACTGTTGTAATTGTGTTTTTTCTCTTCTGGACTCCCTTCAATGTTGTGCTTTTTCTGGACTCTTTGCGAAGCCTGAACATCATAGATGACTGCAAGACAAGCAGAGACCTAGACCTGGCCTTGCAGGTGACTGAAACCATCTCCTTCGTCCACTGCTGCCTGAACCCACTGATCTATGCTTTTGTGGGTGAGAAGTTCAAGAAATATGTTCAGGAAATACTCAGAAAATTTTTATTGATTTGCAAAGACCACAGTGTCTTTCAGAGCCACTATAGTACCTCTTTCATGCACACCCAGTCATCACATACTTCTATTACTGACCCTATAATGTAA